Proteins encoded in a region of the Pseudothermotoga elfii DSM 9442 = NBRC 107921 genome:
- a CDS encoding alpha-N-arabinofuranosidase: MQGYVKVSNVKTARISDMVYGHFIEHLGRCIYGGIYERGSPLSDQRGFRKDVLEAVKKIKCPILRWPGGNFASAYHWKDGIGPVEKRPKLLNYIWGGIETNEFGTDEFIEYCREAGAEPYLSVSLGTGTLDEALQWLEYCNLDTPTKYATLRKQSGHEKPYNVKYWGIGNEVYGPWQVGHCSASEYAEKLRQFAQFMKGIDPSIKIIAVGADDPEWDMTVLKHAGKVIDYISIHQYHGSEDHYETISSVYYIEERLKLLRSLIKHLKLDHVKIAFDEWNVWYQTIPEKEMAEQGIVTLEESYALKDALFAAGVFCVMHRMSDIVEIANVAQMVNALGIIKTNKTSLVLTPIYHVFDLFVNHTGRTRLDMKLACDTYSIKAKSFFEGRISFSLENVPYIDGSATYDERTKTVSLALVNYKDGTVKVTVDLSDFKTLSTQAVVHELTGPDAFSKNDFENPNIVRPSQKIIQLAGKVFDIELQRLSLTILEIKIE; this comes from the coding sequence ATGCAGGGCTATGTGAAGGTGTCGAATGTAAAAACCGCCAGGATTAGTGACATGGTCTATGGGCATTTCATCGAACATCTTGGTAGATGTATTTACGGTGGAATCTATGAAAGAGGTTCTCCATTGTCAGATCAGAGAGGTTTTCGGAAAGACGTACTTGAAGCTGTGAAAAAAATCAAATGTCCAATTCTAAGATGGCCCGGCGGGAATTTTGCTTCTGCTTATCATTGGAAAGATGGTATTGGACCTGTTGAAAAAAGGCCGAAACTTTTAAATTACATCTGGGGAGGGATTGAAACAAATGAATTTGGTACAGATGAATTTATTGAATATTGCAGAGAGGCAGGTGCTGAGCCTTATCTTTCCGTAAGTCTGGGCACAGGTACACTTGATGAAGCCCTTCAGTGGTTAGAGTACTGTAATCTTGACACACCAACTAAATATGCTACTCTCAGAAAACAGTCTGGTCATGAAAAACCTTACAATGTCAAGTATTGGGGTATTGGAAATGAAGTGTATGGTCCATGGCAAGTTGGTCATTGCAGCGCTTCTGAATATGCAGAAAAACTCAGACAGTTTGCACAGTTTATGAAAGGCATCGATCCATCGATAAAGATCATAGCTGTCGGGGCAGATGATCCAGAGTGGGATATGACCGTGTTAAAACACGCCGGGAAAGTTATCGATTACATATCGATTCATCAATACCACGGCTCAGAAGATCACTACGAAACCATTTCTTCAGTTTATTATATTGAGGAAAGATTGAAACTCCTGCGAAGTCTAATAAAACATCTCAAACTCGATCACGTAAAGATTGCATTTGATGAATGGAACGTCTGGTACCAGACCATTCCCGAAAAAGAAATGGCTGAACAGGGAATTGTAACTCTTGAAGAGTCATACGCTTTGAAAGATGCTCTGTTTGCAGCAGGTGTTTTTTGCGTGATGCACAGAATGAGTGATATTGTTGAAATTGCAAACGTAGCACAGATGGTAAATGCCCTTGGAATTATCAAAACAAATAAAACTTCACTTGTTTTAACGCCTATATACCATGTTTTTGATTTGTTTGTGAATCATACAGGTCGTACACGCCTTGATATGAAGCTTGCCTGTGATACATATTCTATAAAGGCAAAAAGTTTCTTTGAGGGCCGTATTTCTTTCAGTTTAGAAAATGTTCCATATATAGATGGCTCAGCAACCTATGATGAAAGAACAAAAACAGTTTCACTTGCACTGGTAAATTACAAAGATGGCACGGTAAAAGTCACTGTGGATTTAAGCGACTTCAAAACTCTCTCGACACAGGCTGTTGTTCACGAACTTACTGGACCTGATGCTTTTTCAAAAAACGATTTTGAAAACCCAAATATCGTAAGACCTTCACAGAAAATTATTCAGCTTGCCGGGAAGGTTTTTGACATCGAGTTGCAGAGGCTTTCTTTAACGATTTTAGAAATAAAGATTGAATAG
- a CDS encoding FGGY-family carbohydrate kinase: MYLIGCDIGTQNTKSVLVDENGVVICEATREYEVNTPRPNWAEQWPDIWVKAAFETIKEVVEKSNVAKKEIAGVAVSGLYGGAGIPVDRDVKPLYPCLIWMDRRAVKETEWVKKNIPREEIFSITGNYVDSYFGFPKMMWIKNNVPEVWKKIYKFISPKDYVIYQITGRIVIDYSSAGNLGGVFDLKNLTWSKHMCEILGIPIEYLPEKIVKSSDVVGSVTKEASQYCGLLEGTPVVAGGIDAPVAQLSAGALNEGEHVAMVGTSTCWGTVHDGSKLAPQLVNYPYVVYDTERIYTFGGSATTGALARWFKEQFGESETAVAERMNTSPYQLFDKEVEKIAPGSDGIIVLPYFMGERSPIWDPFAKGVFFGLSLYHSRSHIYRALMEGGAYALRHNMEEGIKAGLKLDDECWIVGGVAKSNLWVKIFADVTGFKMRQVASLVEAPFGDAFLAGLGTGVIDRPEAIKNWVKYRESISPDKSNKQVYDKYYQIFRKLYENTADLMKSL; encoded by the coding sequence ATGTATTTGATAGGTTGCGACATAGGAACACAAAACACAAAGAGCGTTCTTGTGGATGAGAATGGCGTGGTAATCTGTGAAGCAACAAGAGAATACGAAGTGAACACACCCAGACCAAACTGGGCTGAACAATGGCCAGATATCTGGGTAAAAGCCGCTTTTGAAACTATAAAAGAAGTGGTAGAAAAATCAAATGTAGCAAAAAAAGAAATAGCTGGTGTTGCTGTTAGTGGCTTATATGGTGGTGCAGGTATACCTGTAGATAGAGATGTAAAGCCACTTTACCCCTGTTTGATCTGGATGGATAGAAGAGCTGTGAAAGAAACCGAATGGGTAAAAAAGAATATCCCAAGAGAAGAGATTTTTTCAATAACGGGAAATTACGTTGACTCATATTTCGGATTTCCGAAGATGATGTGGATAAAAAACAATGTTCCTGAGGTTTGGAAAAAAATATACAAATTCATATCACCAAAAGATTATGTGATTTATCAAATAACTGGTAGAATAGTGATCGACTATTCATCTGCAGGAAATCTCGGAGGAGTTTTTGATCTGAAAAACCTCACCTGGTCAAAACACATGTGCGAAATTCTTGGCATACCTATTGAATATCTTCCTGAAAAAATTGTCAAGTCATCAGATGTGGTTGGTAGTGTCACTAAGGAAGCATCGCAGTACTGCGGTTTATTGGAAGGCACTCCCGTTGTGGCTGGCGGCATAGACGCACCTGTAGCCCAGCTTTCTGCAGGTGCACTCAACGAAGGAGAGCACGTGGCAATGGTGGGCACTTCTACCTGCTGGGGGACGGTACATGACGGCAGTAAGCTCGCACCACAACTTGTCAATTACCCATATGTAGTTTACGATACAGAAAGGATCTATACTTTTGGTGGCTCGGCAACAACAGGCGCTCTCGCAAGATGGTTCAAAGAGCAATTTGGTGAATCAGAAACGGCTGTGGCAGAGAGGATGAACACATCGCCCTATCAGCTGTTTGATAAAGAAGTTGAAAAAATTGCACCAGGTAGCGATGGCATAATCGTACTTCCATATTTCATGGGTGAAAGATCACCAATCTGGGACCCATTTGCAAAAGGTGTATTTTTTGGCCTGAGTTTGTACCACAGCAGATCACACATATACAGAGCACTCATGGAAGGTGGAGCATATGCGCTGAGACACAATATGGAAGAGGGCATCAAAGCTGGTCTGAAATTAGACGACGAATGCTGGATCGTGGGTGGAGTTGCAAAATCAAATCTTTGGGTGAAAATCTTCGCAGATGTTACAGGTTTTAAGATGAGGCAGGTTGCAAGTTTAGTAGAAGCTCCTTTTGGCGATGCGTTCCTGGCAGGCCTTGGAACAGGCGTGATAGACAGACCGGAGGCAATTAAAAACTGGGTAAAATACAGAGAAAGTATTTCTCCTGACAAATCTAACAAACAGGTTTATGACAAATATTACCAGATCTTCAGAAAACTCTATGAAAATACAGCAGATTTGATGAAATCATTATGA
- a CDS encoding DUF4127 family protein → MKIIILPMDNRPPNYRFLIDLANIYKLDVTLPPKNILGFYRTPGDINLLIEWLLRQRADLYIISTDMLCYGGLIASRENWTTFEEAEKRLSVLKIIKKLNPNSNIQLSSIIRRASTSVFSESSYECWEKMNTYLRIFKTNPEQAKKVEKNFPRGYIENYWKSRERNHKINLKCLELVKKGIVDLIVFSVEDTFPGGPHEREEEALKQKITEYGIEDKCFIHNGADEALQNLLIRTFNKGTINVIYDSEETKVKIMDYEDRKFLENVNSHLRLTGFNVSENAENVVLISGNSKERSLKIIEKLKKTGKKIYILDVFKANGSNPDFVNDALAIGGSSIKGYSAWNTASNSLGTILAEIAEAPNKDKIGLFKFYLERLLDDHFYQGVWREWLERELMKNGENIYDVSEKSKTYRRFVDEVFKPCCNKFLEKYFNENICVCKQKSCIFVIHKIELKDFKLPWNRTFECELQVELNGEYKH, encoded by the coding sequence TTGAAAATAATCATACTACCTATGGATAACAGGCCACCAAATTATCGTTTCTTAATTGATCTTGCAAATATATACAAATTGGATGTAACACTTCCTCCAAAAAATATTCTTGGTTTTTATAGAACACCAGGTGATATAAACTTGCTGATTGAGTGGTTGCTTAGACAAAGAGCAGATTTATACATAATCTCAACTGATATGCTTTGCTATGGAGGATTGATAGCATCAAGGGAAAATTGGACAACTTTTGAAGAGGCAGAAAAGAGATTATCAGTTTTGAAGATTATCAAAAAACTCAATCCGAATAGCAACATACAACTTTCATCAATAATAAGAAGAGCATCAACATCTGTCTTTTCAGAAAGTTCGTACGAGTGCTGGGAGAAAATGAACACATATTTGAGAATTTTCAAAACGAACCCCGAGCAAGCAAAAAAGGTAGAAAAAAACTTTCCAAGAGGCTATATTGAAAATTACTGGAAATCAAGAGAAAGGAATCATAAAATAAACCTGAAATGTCTTGAATTGGTAAAGAAAGGCATAGTTGATTTAATAGTGTTCTCCGTTGAAGATACTTTTCCAGGGGGTCCTCATGAGAGAGAAGAGGAAGCTTTAAAGCAAAAAATTACTGAATATGGAATTGAAGACAAGTGTTTTATACATAACGGGGCAGATGAAGCTTTACAGAATTTGTTAATCAGAACGTTTAACAAAGGTACTATCAATGTGATATACGATAGTGAGGAAACCAAAGTTAAGATAATGGATTACGAAGATAGGAAATTTCTGGAGAACGTAAATTCTCATCTGAGATTGACTGGTTTCAATGTGAGTGAAAATGCTGAAAATGTGGTACTCATCAGTGGTAATAGCAAAGAGAGAAGCTTGAAAATCATTGAAAAACTTAAGAAAACTGGAAAAAAGATCTATATACTTGATGTCTTCAAAGCAAATGGATCTAACCCCGACTTTGTTAACGATGCTCTGGCAATCGGAGGCAGCTCAATAAAGGGATATTCTGCCTGGAACACAGCTTCAAACAGTTTGGGAACAATACTTGCAGAAATAGCAGAGGCACCAAATAAAGATAAGATAGGTTTATTTAAATTTTACCTCGAAAGACTTCTGGATGATCATTTTTATCAGGGTGTTTGGAGAGAATGGCTTGAAAGAGAGTTAATGAAAAATGGAGAAAATATATATGACGTTTCTGAGAAGTCAAAAACATACAGAAGATTCGTCGATGAAGTTTTTAAGCCCTGTTGTAATAAATTCTTAGAGAAATATTTTAATGAAAACATTTGTGTGTGTAAACAGAAATCTTGCATTTTTGTCATTCATAAAATTGAACTCAAAGATTTTAAGCTACCTTGGAACAGAACCTTTGAATGCGAACTCCAAGTGGAATTGAATGGAGAATACAAACATTGA
- a CDS encoding FAD-dependent oxidoreductase, producing MPDYDVIVVGGGIAGVCSAVAAKRMGVSVLLLEKDMALGGVLTNALVNPMMTFHSPLRQIAGAIAQEIVDRLVKIKGSYGHIKDPIGFVKTITPFEPEKLKTVLINMLHQENVDYLFGCLVSDVKTKNGTVTQIEVATMQKKINLNGKIYIDSTGDGNFCIKAGAPYVEGNNDRKRCQPMTLIMKLSRVNKKEIISYIQTNPEQFTLANSPDFSYLAVSGFFDHMKKLEKYNVRFKRDRLLFFEVPFREDEVFMNTTRYPGYAADPMELTRAQSCASLDIWNFLEFLNNEIPGFESAKLEQVGCTIGIRETSHIIGDYQLTIKDLLETRDFQDKIAIGAYPVDLHSPNSSGLKTIKIPYPGEYQIPLRSLFPQGLNNVLLSGRNISADHLAFSAIRTSPLAASIGLAAGICAAIAVRENCNIRDVRYQELQGEIKRMGGIL from the coding sequence ATGCCAGATTACGATGTAATAGTAGTAGGTGGAGGAATTGCGGGCGTTTGCAGTGCTGTTGCAGCAAAGCGTATGGGTGTTTCCGTTTTACTTTTAGAAAAAGATATGGCTCTCGGCGGTGTACTAACGAATGCTTTGGTTAATCCCATGATGACTTTTCATTCACCTCTGAGGCAGATAGCTGGTGCTATTGCTCAAGAGATAGTGGATAGATTAGTAAAGATCAAAGGAAGTTATGGACATATAAAGGACCCTATAGGTTTTGTAAAAACCATAACGCCGTTTGAACCGGAAAAACTTAAAACAGTGCTGATAAACATGTTGCATCAGGAGAACGTTGATTATTTATTTGGATGTCTCGTTAGTGATGTTAAAACAAAAAATGGAACAGTAACTCAGATAGAAGTAGCAACAATGCAAAAAAAGATAAATTTAAACGGAAAAATTTACATAGACTCGACAGGAGATGGAAATTTTTGCATAAAAGCTGGTGCCCCATATGTGGAAGGAAATAACGATAGAAAAAGATGCCAGCCTATGACTCTGATAATGAAGTTGAGCAGGGTAAATAAGAAAGAAATAATCAGTTACATACAGACGAATCCTGAGCAGTTTACTCTTGCAAATAGTCCAGATTTTTCTTATCTGGCTGTTTCTGGATTCTTCGATCACATGAAAAAACTTGAAAAATATAATGTGAGATTCAAACGTGATAGGCTCTTATTTTTTGAGGTACCTTTCAGAGAAGACGAGGTCTTCATGAATACAACTCGATATCCTGGATATGCGGCAGATCCAATGGAGTTAACCAGAGCTCAAAGCTGTGCAAGCCTTGATATATGGAACTTTTTGGAATTTCTCAATAATGAGATACCTGGTTTTGAAAGTGCAAAATTAGAACAAGTGGGATGCACGATAGGCATAAGAGAAACCAGTCATATAATTGGAGATTACCAGTTAACAATTAAAGATTTACTTGAGACAAGAGATTTTCAAGACAAAATAGCCATAGGAGCTTACCCTGTGGATTTACATTCACCGAATTCTAGTGGGCTGAAAACAATTAAAATTCCTTATCCGGGAGAATATCAAATCCCTCTAAGATCACTTTTCCCACAAGGGTTGAATAACGTTTTACTATCAGGTAGAAACATAAGCGCGGATCATTTAGCTTTCTCCGCAATTAGAACGAGTCCTCTTGCTGCTTCTATCGGTTTAGCAGCTGGCATTTGTGCCGCGATAGCCGTAAGAGAAAATTGCAATATCAGAGATGTAAGATACCAAGAATTACAAGGTGAAATTAAAAGGATGGGAGGTATACTTTGA
- a CDS encoding alpha-L-arabinofuranosidase C-terminal domain-containing protein: MRRLFCFFAIAVSIFVFSVDYELFIDLDRKGPQISPALYGIFIEDINHGIDGGLYSELVRNRSFEHTNPLEGWLINIEGQANAVIESVDPIGEQNKNYMKISIRDEKSKVILSNAGYDGFSLEKNKNYLFSVFAKGRSKLNIILHNAGIIYANVCLEIDSNNWRKYELELFPAEKCENAVFSIEINEPSDVSLDMISLISPNSWNKIMRNDLVEMLQNLQPGFMRFPGGCLVEGYNLENAYRWKDTIGPVEYRKTKANLWGYYQSYGVGFHEYFLLCEHLSSEPVPVVNAGISCQVRGAQFCPVDQIDEWVQDALDLIEYANGSTSTVWGNKRMINGHEKPFNLKYLGIGNENWGEEYQNRFKIFQQVIKEKYPDIKLIFSCPPEYEGPIFDEAITWAKSNGIQIIDEHIYAPFEWFLANADRYDSYDRNGPKVMIGEYACHVSGRRNNLQAALAEAAFMTGLERNSDVVVMASYAPLFNRVGWSQWTPDLIWFDASRVYGTPSYYVQKMFSTNPGDVIIYSILSPEDQPIISGMAGLGSWKTQVEFDHIKISNFEKILLYDDFAKNEKTWQSYRGIWKIDNGVLKQTSLGEDRRAYFGEKNWTDYAIEVRARKISGTEGFLVFFGVKDDQNYYCWNIGGWNNSISAVQKSINGEKMILAGTKPLKIDTNKWYDIRIELNGENIKCYLNRQLIHDINDFYQYKPLYQVCSYDYESGDIILKVVNPWPNDKTVKIEFNRKINLHHTRTITITSNSYADENSFITPENVFPYAFISEPENPFIYIFKKYSVTILRMNVNDNQ; the protein is encoded by the coding sequence ATGAGAAGACTATTCTGTTTTTTCGCAATAGCTGTTTCCATATTTGTTTTTTCGGTTGATTATGAGCTATTCATTGACCTCGATAGAAAAGGTCCCCAAATAAGCCCGGCTCTTTACGGAATTTTTATAGAAGATATCAATCACGGCATCGATGGTGGACTTTATTCTGAACTTGTTAGAAATCGTTCGTTTGAACACACAAACCCTTTAGAAGGGTGGTTAATTAATATCGAAGGTCAGGCTAATGCAGTAATTGAAAGCGTTGATCCAATTGGTGAACAAAATAAAAATTATATGAAAATATCTATCCGGGATGAGAAATCAAAGGTCATCCTTTCAAACGCAGGATATGATGGTTTTTCACTTGAAAAGAATAAAAATTATCTATTTTCGGTATTTGCAAAAGGCAGGTCAAAATTGAATATTATTCTTCACAACGCAGGTATTATTTATGCAAATGTTTGCTTGGAAATCGATAGCAACAATTGGAGAAAATATGAACTTGAGCTTTTTCCTGCCGAAAAATGCGAGAATGCGGTATTCTCAATCGAGATAAATGAGCCATCTGATGTATCCTTAGATATGATTTCTTTGATTTCACCAAATTCGTGGAATAAAATCATGAGGAATGATTTAGTTGAGATGCTCCAAAATCTTCAACCAGGTTTCATGAGATTTCCAGGTGGTTGTCTGGTTGAGGGATACAATTTGGAGAATGCATATAGATGGAAAGATACTATTGGCCCTGTTGAATACAGAAAAACAAAGGCCAATTTATGGGGATATTATCAATCCTATGGCGTAGGCTTTCATGAATATTTTCTTTTATGTGAACATCTATCCTCTGAACCTGTCCCGGTAGTTAATGCAGGTATATCTTGTCAGGTGCGTGGAGCACAATTTTGCCCTGTAGATCAAATTGATGAGTGGGTTCAGGACGCTCTGGACCTCATTGAGTATGCTAACGGATCAACATCAACTGTTTGGGGTAACAAAAGAATGATAAACGGTCATGAAAAACCTTTCAATCTTAAATATCTTGGCATTGGAAACGAAAATTGGGGTGAGGAATATCAAAATCGTTTCAAGATTTTTCAACAAGTTATAAAGGAAAAATACCCTGATATTAAACTGATTTTCTCGTGCCCTCCCGAGTACGAAGGTCCAATATTTGACGAGGCAATTACATGGGCGAAATCGAATGGTATTCAAATAATAGACGAACACATATACGCTCCTTTTGAGTGGTTTCTTGCAAATGCTGATCGTTATGATAGTTACGACAGAAACGGACCCAAAGTCATGATCGGAGAATATGCATGTCACGTATCTGGTAGAAGAAACAATCTTCAGGCCGCTCTTGCTGAAGCTGCCTTTATGACTGGCTTAGAAAGAAACAGCGATGTGGTGGTTATGGCTTCTTATGCTCCTCTGTTCAATAGAGTGGGGTGGTCACAATGGACACCTGATTTGATCTGGTTTGATGCTTCTCGTGTATATGGTACACCGAGTTACTATGTTCAGAAAATGTTCAGCACCAATCCCGGCGATGTAATAATTTACTCTATATTGAGCCCTGAAGATCAACCAATTATATCTGGTATGGCAGGGCTTGGCAGCTGGAAGACACAGGTGGAGTTCGATCATATAAAGATCAGCAATTTTGAAAAGATTCTTTTATATGACGATTTCGCAAAAAATGAGAAAACATGGCAATCTTACAGAGGTATCTGGAAAATAGACAATGGCGTTTTGAAGCAGACAAGCTTGGGAGAAGATCGGCGTGCTTATTTTGGTGAAAAGAACTGGACAGATTACGCAATCGAGGTACGGGCAAGGAAGATTTCTGGGACTGAAGGTTTTCTTGTGTTTTTTGGTGTAAAAGATGATCAGAATTATTATTGCTGGAATATTGGAGGCTGGAACAACAGTATTTCTGCGGTACAAAAATCTATAAATGGTGAAAAAATGATTTTGGCAGGAACAAAGCCTTTAAAGATAGACACAAATAAATGGTACGACATCAGAATAGAGTTAAATGGCGAAAATATTAAGTGCTATCTAAATAGGCAACTTATCCATGACATAAATGATTTCTATCAATACAAACCTTTATACCAGGTTTGCAGCTACGATTATGAATCTGGAGATATTATTTTAAAGGTTGTTAATCCATGGCCAAATGATAAAACAGTCAAAATAGAATTCAATAGAAAAATAAATCTGCATCACACTCGCACCATAACAATAACTTCAAACAGCTATGCAGATGAGAATTCTTTTATTACGCCTGAAAATGTTTTTCCATATGCATTCATCAGTGAACCGGAAAATCCTTTTATATACATATTTAAGAAATACTCTGTAACAATTTTGAGGATGAATGTCAACGATAATCAGTAA
- a CDS encoding carbohydrate ABC transporter permease, producing the protein MKSRRVWTIMLLVFTAIIMGFPFFWMITSSVKSNEEIFLWPPTFLPKTPTFEHYQNAIMTRSFGRYFLNSFIVALSSAIINLIFCSVAGYAFAKLEFPFKNILFLILLSTMMVPIQITLVPTFLLVKSFPLVGGNDIFGRGGTGLLNTYFGLMIPHIMSAFGVFVMRQFYMQFPRELMEAARIDGASELRIFTKIFLPLGKPSLAALAIFTFTQAWDDFLWPLVVTSDSNMRTIQLGLETFKSRYTVDWGPLMAATTVSIIPIVIVFFVFQKYFTDISLSSGIK; encoded by the coding sequence GTGAAGAGCAGAAGAGTATGGACAATAATGTTATTGGTTTTCACTGCTATTATAATGGGATTCCCTTTTTTTTGGATGATCACCTCATCTGTGAAATCCAATGAGGAGATTTTCTTATGGCCTCCCACGTTCTTACCAAAAACTCCGACTTTTGAGCACTATCAAAATGCAATTATGACACGAAGTTTTGGTAGATACTTTTTGAATAGTTTCATTGTTGCTTTATCATCTGCAATCATAAATCTCATATTTTGTTCAGTCGCAGGTTATGCTTTTGCAAAACTTGAGTTTCCTTTTAAAAATATTCTTTTTCTCATTTTGCTGAGTACCATGATGGTTCCTATACAGATTACACTCGTTCCAACGTTTCTATTGGTCAAATCGTTCCCTCTTGTCGGCGGAAATGACATATTTGGCAGAGGCGGCACAGGTTTACTTAATACTTATTTTGGACTTATGATACCTCATATAATGAGTGCTTTTGGTGTGTTTGTTATGAGGCAGTTTTATATGCAATTTCCACGAGAATTGATGGAAGCTGCCAGAATAGATGGTGCAAGCGAGCTTAGAATATTTACAAAAATCTTCTTGCCATTAGGAAAACCCTCATTAGCCGCACTTGCAATATTTACTTTCACACAAGCTTGGGATGATTTTCTCTGGCCTTTGGTTGTAACAAGTGATAGCAATATGAGAACCATTCAACTAGGTTTGGAAACTTTTAAAAGCAGGTACACAGTAGATTGGGGACCTCTTATGGCTGCAACAACAGTGAGTATAATCCCGATTGTGATAGTATTCTTCGTTTTTCAAAAATACTTTACGGATATATCTTTAAGCTCAGGAATTAAATAA
- a CDS encoding L-fucose/L-arabinose isomerase family protein → MKHLRQMTVGLIAANRGFFPGWLVEEGKKAFLNVLESMNVRVITLTEKDTRYGAVENLQDAEKCANLFKQHAEEIDGIIVTLPNFGDERSAATAIRLSGLNVPVLVHAFPDETDKLDLKHRRDSFCGKISLCNNLVQYHIPFTDTTYHTEALDSEQFRKDLQDFLAVCRVVKGVRNLKIGAVGTRPAAFNTVRFSEKILESYGISVETIDLSEIIARANSFDSNSLEYKEHLQKLKDTFKPGNVPEKSLDRMARLSATLNEWIEQNHIDAVAIQCWTALEALYGIVPCAVMSMLSESLTPSACETDVMGALSMYILQLASNKPSALMDWNNNFNDEEDKAIMFHCSNFPVSFFESCQMSYQDIIAGTVGKENTYGTCVGRVSPGPATFLRLSTFDNEGIIAGVIAEGRFTEDNVKTFGGYGVVEIPNLQSLLKTITQNGFEHHVAVSKSNVGYIVQEALEKYLGWEIISYQCSCKH, encoded by the coding sequence ATGAAGCATTTAAGGCAGATGACAGTTGGATTGATTGCGGCTAACAGAGGTTTTTTTCCCGGCTGGTTAGTTGAAGAAGGAAAGAAAGCTTTTTTGAATGTTCTTGAATCAATGAATGTAAGAGTCATAACGCTTACAGAAAAAGATACTAGATATGGAGCAGTTGAAAACTTGCAAGACGCTGAAAAATGTGCAAATCTTTTCAAACAACACGCAGAAGAGATCGATGGCATCATTGTGACTCTTCCAAATTTTGGCGATGAACGATCTGCCGCAACAGCCATAAGATTGTCTGGATTGAATGTTCCTGTTTTGGTGCATGCCTTTCCAGACGAAACAGATAAACTCGATTTGAAGCACAGACGGGATTCTTTCTGCGGGAAAATATCTCTGTGCAATAATCTTGTCCAGTATCATATACCATTTACAGACACAACCTACCATACAGAAGCATTAGACAGTGAACAGTTCAGGAAAGATCTCCAGGATTTTCTGGCTGTTTGCAGAGTAGTCAAAGGTGTCAGAAATCTGAAAATAGGGGCTGTTGGTACAAGGCCTGCAGCTTTCAACACGGTGCGTTTCAGTGAAAAGATTTTAGAAAGCTATGGCATTAGTGTAGAAACAATAGATCTTTCAGAAATTATAGCGCGCGCAAACAGTTTTGATTCAAATTCACTCGAATACAAAGAGCATCTGCAAAAATTGAAGGATACTTTCAAACCAGGTAATGTTCCAGAAAAATCTCTTGACAGAATGGCAAGGTTGTCTGCAACACTGAATGAATGGATAGAACAAAACCACATCGATGCAGTTGCCATCCAGTGCTGGACAGCATTGGAAGCGCTTTATGGAATAGTTCCATGTGCCGTCATGAGCATGCTCTCTGAATCGCTTACGCCCAGTGCGTGCGAAACAGATGTAATGGGCGCTCTTTCAATGTACATACTTCAACTTGCATCAAATAAGCCATCTGCTTTGATGGACTGGAATAACAATTTCAACGACGAAGAAGACAAAGCAATAATGTTCCATTGCAGTAATTTCCCGGTTTCTTTCTTTGAAAGTTGCCAGATGTCCTATCAAGATATTATTGCAGGAACAGTTGGAAAAGAAAATACGTATGGTACCTGTGTGGGAAGAGTTTCTCCGGGTCCAGCAACCTTTTTAAGACTCTCTACTTTTGATAACGAAGGCATAATTGCCGGCGTTATAGCAGAAGGCAGATTCACAGAAGACAATGTTAAAACCTTTGGTGGTTATGGTGTTGTGGAGATTCCAAATCTGCAGAGTCTTTTGAAGACAATAACACAAAATGGTTTTGAACACCATGTGGCAGTTAGCAAAAGCAACGTAGGTTATATAGTTCAAGAAGCACTCGAAAAATATCTTGGCTGGGAGATTATTTCATATCAGTGCAGTTGCAAACATTAA